The following DNA comes from Candidatus Neomarinimicrobiota bacterium.
CTGATGACATTTCACACATTCCAGATGCGGACTACCAATCCCTAACGACCCACCACTATCAAGGGATTCTCCGCAACTTGAACAGCGCCCTATATGGGGTCGATAACCCAACTCCTTTAATAGCTGGATTTGGAAAAACCAAAATGCTCGAGCGGAAGAGACTTCACCCAGGCTAAGCCTGGTTAAAGTATCTGCAAGTAGTTGAAACAGTTGGGGGTGACTTTCTTCGTCTTCAATAGATCTATCCAATAGCTCCACAACGACCTGTGCCAGCGTTAGCCGATCAAAATCATCCTCCAGACCAAAGAATCCATCAATTAGCTCGCCAGATTTGAACATTTGCAGGCCGGAGTTAGGTTTGTGATAGTAAATCACTTGGAGGTGACGGGTGGGCTGAAAAAGACCGGCGGCTTTACTTTTTGGCGTGCGAACCCCCTTCGCAATCAACTTTAAGCGACCTGATTCGCGTGAATACAGGGTGATTATCTTGCTTGTATCACCATGATTTAAGGTTTTCAGAACAATGGCTTCTGCTTTTTCAATCATTGTATAGTCTCGTATTTAATGCAACCACGGATTGCACGGATTACACAGATTAATTCTTATGGTTAAGTACGGATGTAGCGTGCTATGTCCCGACAAGCTACTCCTCAGCAGGACATTTCAGTCGGCGGACAAAGATTACAGCAGAAAGCATTGACAGGGATCCAAGGATAAAGACAGGGGTATAACCCATCCAGGCAATCACGAATCCGGACACCAGCGGAAACAGGGCTATGGTTAAATTGAAAGCGCCATTGATTCCTGAATAGAGCGCCCTGTTATCATTCTCAGAAATTTCAATTAAAACACCCCCTATGGCAATCTTACGGGCACTCATAGCCGCCCCACTTAAGAAAAAGACAATCAGAAAGATCGGTTCTGGAGCAAGAGCAGAAAATATCAATGCCAGCAGAGGTAAGGTGGCGCCAATGAGGATCCAGATCAAAAGGACCCCTTTGAAATGATGCTTTTTAACGATGCGGGACCATAAAACATTAGACAGGATCATACCGCTGATCTGAACCAGCAAAAAGTTGCCGATAT
Coding sequences within:
- the recO gene encoding DNA repair protein RecO, which gives rise to MIEKAEAIVLKTLNHGDTSKIITLYSRESGRLKLIAKGVRTPKSKAAGLFQPTRHLQVIYYHKPNSGLQMFKSGELIDGFFGLEDDFDRLTLAQVVVELLDRSIEDEESHPQLFQLLADTLTRLSLGEVSSARAFWFFQIQLLKELGYRPHIGRCSSCGESLDSGGSLGIGSPHLECVKCHQPGQDSIFVSTAILNVVQNILNFPWSHIEKSNLNANERRRLWDFLWRYTFHHIESTRGMKSLKVLRQLYS